One window of the Mycobacterium xenopi genome contains the following:
- a CDS encoding MlaE family ABC transporter permease: protein MSYDVTLRMRRLLSRFAGPVDTFGEQALFYGESVRWIPNAITRYRKEVLRLVAEMTLGTGALLLIGGTVGVAAFLTLASGGVIAVQGYESLGNIGIEALTGFLSAFLNVRIVAPVVAGIALAATIGAGTTAQLGAMRVAEEIDAIESMAVHSVSYLVSTRLIAGLITIIPLYSLAVLASFFAARFITIFVNGQSAGLYDHYFNTFLNPTDLLWSFLQAIVMSIAVMLVHTYYGYNASGGPVGVGLAVGQAVRTSLIVVVVITLAISLAVYGASGNFNLSG, encoded by the coding sequence ATGAGCTACGACGTCACGCTGCGCATGCGCCGGTTGCTGTCCCGGTTCGCCGGGCCGGTCGACACTTTCGGCGAGCAGGCGCTGTTCTACGGCGAATCGGTGCGCTGGATCCCCAACGCGATCACCCGCTATCGCAAAGAGGTGTTACGGCTTGTCGCCGAGATGACGCTGGGCACCGGCGCCCTGCTGCTCATCGGCGGAACGGTCGGCGTCGCCGCATTTCTCACGCTGGCATCCGGCGGCGTCATCGCGGTCCAGGGTTACGAATCGTTGGGCAACATCGGGATCGAGGCGCTGACCGGATTTCTCTCGGCGTTTCTCAATGTCCGCATCGTGGCCCCGGTCGTGGCCGGTATCGCGCTGGCCGCCACCATCGGCGCGGGCACCACGGCCCAGCTGGGTGCAATGCGAGTGGCCGAGGAAATCGACGCCATCGAATCGATGGCGGTGCACTCGGTGTCCTATCTGGTGTCGACCCGGCTGATCGCCGGGCTGATCACCATCATCCCGCTGTACTCGCTGGCGGTGCTGGCCTCGTTCTTCGCCGCACGGTTCATCACGATCTTCGTCAACGGTCAATCGGCGGGCCTGTACGACCACTACTTCAACACGTTCCTCAACCCCACGGATTTGCTGTGGTCTTTCCTGCAGGCCATCGTGATGTCGATCGCGGTGATGTTGGTGCACACGTACTACGGCTACAACGCATCCGGCGGACCGGTCGGCGTCGGCCTAGCGGTCGGCCAGGCGGTGCGGACGTCGCTCATCGTTGTCGTGGTCATTACCTTGGCGATCTCCCTGGCTGTCTACGGCGCCTCGGGTAACTTCAACCTCTCCGGCTGA
- a CDS encoding MCE family protein → MPNSRDGRDPLRTGIFGVVLVACIVLVSFGYSQLPFWPQGKPYDAYFSDAGGIAPGNDVYVSGIKVGRVRSVTLAGDAAKVSFTVDRRIVVGDQSLASIRTDTILGERSIAVTPAGSARTSTIPLSRTTTPYALGSALEDLGSNAGNLDKGQFEKSLRVITDALHDATPQLRGALDGVTSLSRTLNRRDEALDGLLAHAKSVTAVLAKRAEQVNKLILDGNQLFAALDARRAALAQLISGIDELAQQISGFVADNRREFGPSLSKLNQVLDDLNERHEYITEALKRLPPYATTLGEVVGSGPGFNVNVYSVLPAPLVSIVFDLVFQPNKLPDSFADYLRGLIQERWIIRPKSP, encoded by the coding sequence TTGCCAAATAGCAGAGACGGTCGTGACCCTCTCCGCACCGGCATCTTCGGTGTGGTGCTGGTGGCGTGCATTGTGTTGGTGTCGTTCGGCTATAGCCAGTTGCCGTTCTGGCCGCAGGGCAAGCCCTACGACGCCTACTTCAGTGACGCCGGCGGCATCGCGCCCGGCAACGACGTCTACGTTTCGGGCATCAAGGTAGGCCGGGTGCGGTCGGTCACGTTGGCGGGAGACGCCGCGAAGGTGTCGTTCACCGTCGACCGCCGCATCGTTGTCGGTGACCAATCACTGGCGTCGATCCGCACTGACACCATCCTCGGCGAACGGTCGATCGCGGTAACACCGGCCGGCAGCGCAAGGACGTCGACCATTCCGCTGAGCCGAACGACCACACCGTATGCCCTGGGCAGCGCGCTGGAAGATCTGGGCAGCAATGCCGGCAATTTGGACAAGGGACAGTTCGAGAAGTCCCTGCGCGTCATCACCGACGCGCTGCATGACGCCACACCGCAGCTGCGCGGTGCCCTGGATGGGGTGACATCGTTGTCGCGCACCCTCAACCGCCGCGACGAAGCGCTGGATGGTCTACTGGCCCACGCGAAGTCGGTGACCGCTGTTTTGGCCAAACGTGCCGAGCAGGTCAACAAATTGATCCTCGACGGCAATCAGTTGTTTGCCGCGCTGGACGCCCGCCGCGCCGCGCTGGCTCAGCTGATTTCCGGGATTGACGAGCTGGCCCAACAGATCTCCGGGTTTGTTGCTGACAACCGCCGCGAGTTTGGCCCGTCGCTAAGCAAGCTCAACCAGGTGCTGGACGACCTCAATGAGCGCCACGAGTACATCACCGAGGCGCTCAAACGCCTGCCGCCGTATGCCACCACGCTCGGCGAGGTGGTCGGTTCGGGTCCTGGATTCAACGTGAATGTCTACAGCGTCCTGCCGGCGCCGTTGGTGTCGATCGTGTTCGACTTGGTATTCCAACCCAACAAGCTCCCCGACAGTTTCGCCGACTATCTGCGCGGACTGATCCAGGAGCGCTGGATCATTAGGCCCAAGTCGCCATGA
- a CDS encoding MCE family protein: protein MARYESHRAMMVKVSIFTIAMLLVAVGLVVVFGEFRFGPQNTYHANFIDATRLKPGQKVRIAGVPVGSVRDVKLNPNNSVNVTFGVDKRYTLYSSTRAVIRYENLVGDRYLEITSGPGGLRKLPPGGTIDEQHTQPALDLDALLGGLRPVLKGLDADKINTISGYVIELLQGQGGALSNLLADTDAFTSTLGARDQLIGEVINNLNTVLTTVDQKGAQFSASVDQLQQLITGLAQGRDAVAGAIPPLASAQRDLTSLLQNSRPAFKGVVQNTRLIATELDERKAEVNNDIEQLAEDYLRLAALGSYGAYFNIYFCSVTIKLNGPVGGDLLIPMGGQVDPSKGRCAFAK from the coding sequence ATGGCGCGCTACGAATCTCACCGGGCGATGATGGTGAAGGTCAGCATCTTCACCATCGCGATGCTGCTGGTCGCTGTCGGCCTTGTAGTGGTGTTCGGCGAATTCCGCTTCGGTCCGCAAAACACCTACCACGCCAACTTCATCGACGCGACACGGTTGAAACCCGGCCAGAAGGTCCGGATCGCCGGGGTGCCCGTCGGGTCGGTGAGAGACGTCAAGCTCAACCCGAACAACAGTGTCAACGTGACGTTCGGCGTGGACAAGCGCTACACGCTGTATTCGTCGACGCGTGCCGTGATCCGGTACGAAAACCTGGTCGGCGACCGGTATTTGGAGATCACCTCCGGTCCCGGCGGGCTGCGCAAGCTGCCGCCTGGCGGGACCATCGATGAGCAGCACACCCAGCCGGCGCTAGACCTCGATGCGCTGCTGGGCGGCCTGCGGCCGGTGCTCAAAGGGCTGGATGCCGACAAGATCAACACCATCAGCGGTTACGTGATCGAACTCCTGCAGGGCCAGGGAGGGGCGCTGTCGAACCTGCTGGCCGACACCGACGCCTTTACGTCGACACTGGGCGCACGCGACCAGCTCATCGGCGAGGTGATCAACAACCTCAACACGGTGCTTACCACCGTCGACCAAAAGGGCGCCCAGTTCTCGGCCAGCGTTGACCAGCTGCAGCAACTGATCACCGGCCTGGCGCAGGGCCGCGACGCGGTGGCCGGAGCGATCCCGCCGCTGGCCTCGGCCCAACGCGATCTGACCTCGCTGCTGCAGAACTCCCGTCCCGCCTTCAAGGGCGTGGTCCAAAACACTCGGCTCATCGCCACCGAGCTCGACGAGCGAAAAGCCGAGGTGAATAACGACATTGAGCAGCTGGCTGAGGACTACTTGCGTCTGGCCGCGCTCGGCTCCTACGGCGCCTACTTCAACATCTACTTCTGCTCGGTGACGATCAAGCTCAACGGCCCGGTCGGCGGGGACTTGCTGATTCCGATGGGTGGCCAGGTCGATCCCAGCAAGGGGAGGTGCGCCTTTGCCAAATAG
- a CDS encoding MCE family protein — protein MAKVGRRTQIRLAAAVLASAIVGFVVLTYLSYTAAFSSTDTVFVTAPRAGLVMERDGKVKYRGIQIGKVKNIAYSGDEAQLTLAINSDDLHYLPANVTVHIASNTIFGAKSVEFVPPPSPLPMSLRPGAHVQASSVAVEVNTLFQSLIDLLHKIDPVELNGTLSALAEGLRGHGNDLGALLSGLNTLTKQTNPKLPTLQQDFGKTAAVANIYADAATDLTTAIDNVPTISKTIVDQQSDLNDTLLAAIGVSNTVYDTLAPAEQNLIDAIKRFRAPLKVAADYSPEFGCLFKGIDRGIKEFAPLLGVRKAGLFTSSSFVLGAPSYTYPESLPIVNASGGPNCRGLPDIPTKQNGGSWYRAPFLVTDNAYIPYEPFTEMQVDAPSTLQFLFHGAFAERDDF, from the coding sequence GTGGCAAAGGTGGGCAGACGCACTCAGATAAGGCTGGCGGCCGCGGTGCTCGCCAGTGCCATCGTGGGCTTCGTGGTGTTGACGTATTTGTCCTACACTGCGGCGTTTTCGTCGACCGACACGGTCTTTGTTACCGCGCCGCGCGCCGGGTTGGTAATGGAACGCGACGGCAAGGTGAAATACCGCGGCATCCAGATCGGCAAGGTCAAAAACATCGCGTATTCCGGCGACGAGGCGCAGCTAACGTTGGCCATCAACAGCGACGACCTGCACTACTTGCCGGCCAACGTAACGGTGCACATTGCCAGCAACACGATCTTCGGTGCAAAATCAGTCGAATTCGTTCCGCCCCCGTCGCCATTGCCCATGTCGCTGCGCCCGGGTGCGCATGTCCAGGCTTCATCGGTCGCGGTTGAAGTCAACACGTTGTTCCAATCACTGATTGACCTGTTACACAAGATCGACCCGGTCGAGTTGAACGGCACCTTGAGCGCCCTCGCCGAAGGCCTGCGTGGCCATGGAAATGACCTCGGGGCCCTGCTGTCTGGCCTGAACACCCTTACCAAGCAAACGAATCCGAAGTTGCCCACATTGCAACAAGATTTCGGCAAGACCGCCGCGGTAGCCAACATTTACGCCGACGCTGCTACGGACCTGACGACCGCGATCGACAACGTGCCGACGATCAGCAAGACGATCGTGGACCAGCAAAGCGACCTCAACGACACCCTGCTGGCGGCGATCGGGGTGTCCAACACCGTCTACGACACACTGGCGCCAGCCGAACAGAACCTCATCGACGCGATCAAGCGGTTCCGCGCCCCGCTCAAGGTGGCCGCTGACTACTCACCCGAATTTGGCTGCTTGTTCAAAGGCATCGACCGCGGTATCAAGGAATTCGCCCCGCTGCTCGGCGTGCGCAAGGCGGGATTGTTCACCTCGTCGAGCTTTGTGTTGGGCGCGCCGTCGTATACCTATCCGGAGAGCTTGCCGATAGTCAACGCCTCTGGCGGCCCGAATTGCCGTGGCCTACCTGACATTCCGACCAAGCAAAATGGTGGCTCCTGGTACCGGGCGCCGTTCCTGGTTACCGACAACGCGTATATTCCGTACGAGCCGTTCACCGAAATGCAGGTGGACGCACCGTCGACGCTGCAGTTCCTGTTCCACGGCGCATTCGCGGAACGAGACGATTTCTGA
- a CDS encoding virulence factor Mce family protein, with protein MSRNWLRGGALAAGSVVLAGCQFGGLNSIALPGTAGHGPGSYKVTVELTDVATLPQNSPVMVDDVTVGSVSGIQAAQRADGSFYAAVELALDNNVVLPANATAKVAQTSLLGSQHIDLASPVDKPPVGRLGNGSRIAESSTSRYPTTEEVLAALGVVVNKGNLGALQEVTDETYRAVAGREGQFTNLVPKLAELTAGLNRQVNDIIAAAEGLNRFSAILARSKDSLGRTLDTLPDALRVLNKNRDQIVEAFAALRRVATVASHVLSQIKGDFAEDLKGLYSVTKALADSRKDFVTSLQLLLTFPFPNFGIKQAVRGDYLNVFTTFDLTLRRLGETFFTTSYALDPNMMHMSEILNPPDFLTGELANLSGQAADPFKLPPGQPQQGSR; from the coding sequence ATGAGCCGGAACTGGTTGCGTGGTGGCGCATTGGCGGCGGGCAGCGTGGTGCTCGCCGGCTGCCAATTCGGTGGATTGAACTCGATTGCCTTGCCCGGCACAGCCGGTCACGGCCCGGGCTCCTACAAGGTCACTGTGGAGCTGACGGACGTCGCGACCTTGCCGCAGAACTCTCCTGTGATGGTCGACGACGTCACCGTGGGCAGCGTGTCGGGCATCCAAGCGGCCCAGCGAGCGGATGGCAGCTTCTATGCCGCTGTGGAATTGGCGCTGGACAACAACGTGGTGCTGCCGGCCAATGCCACCGCCAAGGTGGCGCAGACGTCGCTGCTCGGCTCCCAGCACATCGACCTGGCCTCGCCGGTGGACAAGCCACCGGTGGGCAGGCTCGGCAACGGCTCGAGGATCGCCGAATCGAGCACCAGCCGCTATCCCACCACCGAAGAGGTCCTCGCGGCGCTGGGCGTGGTGGTCAACAAAGGCAATCTTGGTGCCCTGCAAGAGGTTACCGATGAGACATACCGGGCGGTGGCGGGCCGGGAGGGCCAGTTCACCAACCTCGTGCCCAAGCTCGCGGAGTTGACGGCGGGGCTCAACCGGCAAGTCAACGACATTATCGCCGCCGCCGAGGGGCTGAACCGTTTCTCCGCGATCTTGGCTCGTAGCAAGGACAGCCTGGGCCGCACGCTGGACACGCTGCCCGATGCGCTTCGGGTGCTCAACAAGAACCGTGACCAAATCGTTGAGGCGTTTGCTGCGTTGAGACGTGTCGCAACCGTTGCCTCCCACGTGCTTTCGCAAATCAAGGGCGATTTCGCCGAAGACCTCAAGGGTCTGTATTCGGTCACCAAGGCGCTCGCCGACAGCCGCAAGGACTTCGTCACCTCATTGCAGCTGTTGCTGACATTCCCGTTCCCCAACTTCGGCATCAAGCAGGCGGTGCGCGGCGACTACCTCAACGTGTTCACCACCTTCGACCTCACCCTGCGACGGCTCGGCGAAACGTTTTTCACGACATCGTATGCACTCGATCCGAACATGATGCACATGAGCGAGATCCTCAACCCGCCTGACTTTTTGACCGGTGAACTGGCGAATCTCTCGGGGCAAGCCGCCGACCCGTTCAAGCTCCCGCCGGGGCAACCACAGCAGGGGTCGCGCTGA